From Candidatus Kryptonium sp., the proteins below share one genomic window:
- a CDS encoding arginine decarboxylase, pyruvoyl-dependent, whose protein sequence is MYVPTKMFLTKGVGRHKEKLTSFEMALRDAGIAQFNLVRVSSIFPPGCKIIPKNKGLEYLKPGQIVHVVISQESSNEPNRLIAASIGVAIPADSEQFGYLSEHHAFGQTDDKAGEYAEDLAATMLATTLGLEFDPNTSWDEREQVWKMSGKIVRTFNITQSAVVDKTGLWTTVVAAAVLIP, encoded by the coding sequence TTGTATGTCCCAACAAAAATGTTCCTGACGAAAGGAGTTGGCAGACACAAAGAAAAATTAACAAGCTTTGAGATGGCGCTCCGCGATGCGGGGATCGCGCAATTTAATCTCGTTCGTGTCTCAAGTATATTTCCACCTGGATGTAAAATAATACCAAAAAACAAAGGACTTGAATATCTCAAGCCAGGACAAATTGTCCATGTCGTTATAAGCCAAGAATCAAGCAACGAGCCTAACAGATTGATCGCTGCATCAATTGGGGTCGCCATACCTGCTGATTCTGAACAATTTGGATATCTTTCAGAGCATCACGCTTTTGGTCAAACTGACGATAAAGCCGGAGAATATGCTGAAGACCTTGCTGCAACAATGCTTGCAACGACGCTTGGACTTGAGTTTGATCCGAACACAAGCTGGGACGAAAGAGAACAAGTATGGAAAATGAGCGGTAAAATCGTAAGGACATTTAATATAACTCAATCTGCTGTGGTTGATAAAACTGGATTATGGACAACGGTTGTTGCTGCTGCTGTTTTAATTCCTTAA
- a CDS encoding DUF1624 domain-containing protein produces the protein MSGRLRFIDVFRGLAILLMLHGHTADALLNPVEKSSLAFQIYTIFRGFTAPMFLFISGFAFSITTLKYVEEYSRFSEKFLKRIRKFLFIIFLGYFLHLPYLSLRKLISESNFEVLSVLFSSDVLQVIGVSLLSLQLALFLFKDANKFSTFSLLAGIFVFLISPLLFMIDFSKFLPLFLSQYLNTFHGSKFPLFPWAGYILFGVYIGHMFMVSANSKQTEIFFNKILKISLFVFPITLILQPLSEIILNPNQFLIYSSPFLSFSRLSFVIIVFYIVWRIESVINLKFHPLQVFGVESLFVYVVHLMIIYGSPINPTLSFSAFWREMLSYPQVFTLFLILAMTMFLSSYLLNIAKWRNYRTVDYLRYAIANIILLVFLINPY, from the coding sequence ATGAGCGGTCGTTTGAGATTTATTGATGTATTTCGTGGGCTTGCGATACTTCTAATGCTTCACGGTCATACAGCGGACGCTCTCCTAAATCCAGTTGAAAAATCCTCCTTGGCGTTCCAAATTTACACGATCTTTCGCGGGTTTACAGCACCGATGTTTTTGTTCATATCTGGATTCGCTTTCTCAATCACGACGCTGAAATATGTTGAAGAATATTCAAGGTTTTCCGAGAAATTTCTAAAGCGAATTAGGAAGTTTCTCTTCATTATATTCCTTGGCTACTTCCTTCACCTTCCCTACCTGTCCTTGAGAAAATTGATAAGCGAGTCAAACTTTGAAGTGCTTTCTGTTTTGTTCTCCTCAGATGTTTTGCAAGTGATAGGCGTTTCTCTTTTATCGCTACAATTAGCTCTGTTTTTGTTTAAAGATGCTAATAAGTTTTCCACCTTTTCTCTCTTGGCTGGAATTTTCGTGTTCCTGATTTCACCGCTTTTATTTATGATTGATTTCTCAAAGTTTTTACCTCTCTTTTTGTCTCAATACCTCAACACATTTCACGGTTCAAAATTCCCGCTTTTCCCTTGGGCTGGTTATATCTTGTTCGGCGTTTATATTGGGCATATGTTCATGGTAAGTGCAAATTCCAAACAGACCGAAATCTTTTTCAACAAAATTCTCAAGATTTCACTTTTCGTTTTCCCAATTACGCTAATCCTTCAACCACTATCCGAAATCATTTTAAATCCAAATCAGTTTTTGATTTATTCAAGTCCGTTCCTCTCTTTCTCGCGTCTTTCGTTTGTAATTATCGTCTTCTACATCGTGTGGAGAATTGAAAGTGTTATAAATTTGAAATTTCATCCATTACAAGTTTTCGGTGTTGAATCTCTTTTCGTTTATGTCGTTCATCTTATGATTATTTATGGAAGCCCAATTAATCCCACTCTTTCCTTCTCTGCGTTTTGGAGAGAGATGTTGAGCTATCCTCAAGTATTTACTCTCTTTTTGATTCTCGCTATGACAATGTTTCTATCCTCCTACCTTTTAAACATTGCAAAGTGGAGGAACTATCGCACAGTTGATTATCTGAGATATGCCATAGCGAATATAATTTTATTGGTGTTTCTCATAAACCCATACTAA
- a CDS encoding zinc-binding dehydrogenase, with product MKAVGINEFGGRDKLKVIEFPEPKPKAGEVLVQLKAASLNHLDIWVRKGLFKIPFPHILGADGAGIIAEVGDGISHLKVGEKVLISPGMGCGVCQECVSGRENFCKLYHILGVQKDGTYAEYVVLPAQNVLPIPANLDFESAASIPLVFLTAWHALVTRGGIKPGMKVLIHAAGSGVGIAAIQIAKLFNAFVFVTAGSDEKLEKARSLGADVLINYKQEDFQERLKVETQGEGIDLILDHVGFDTVMKGLKSLKKGGKLITLGATSGSEVPIELRFIYGKNLSIEGIYMGSKSELMEVLKFFTDGKLKPVIHAVLPLEEAQEAHRMLEDREVFGKVVLKI from the coding sequence ATGAAAGCGGTCGGAATCAACGAATTCGGCGGGCGAGATAAACTTAAAGTTATTGAATTTCCTGAGCCAAAGCCTAAAGCTGGTGAAGTGCTCGTGCAGCTAAAAGCGGCGAGTTTAAATCACCTTGATATTTGGGTAAGGAAAGGGCTTTTCAAGATACCATTCCCACATATACTTGGCGCAGATGGAGCTGGAATAATTGCAGAAGTTGGCGATGGAATTTCACACCTTAAAGTTGGTGAGAAAGTTTTGATTTCCCCAGGAATGGGTTGCGGAGTTTGCCAAGAGTGTGTCTCTGGCAGAGAAAATTTCTGCAAACTTTATCATATACTCGGCGTTCAGAAAGATGGGACTTATGCTGAATATGTTGTATTGCCTGCTCAAAATGTTTTACCTATTCCTGCAAATCTTGATTTTGAATCAGCAGCTTCAATACCTCTTGTTTTCCTAACTGCCTGGCATGCGCTTGTCACTCGCGGAGGGATAAAACCAGGAATGAAAGTTCTAATTCACGCTGCTGGAAGTGGCGTTGGGATCGCAGCAATTCAAATTGCTAAACTTTTCAACGCATTCGTCTTCGTAACTGCCGGAAGTGATGAAAAACTTGAAAAGGCAAGATCATTAGGTGCAGATGTTTTAATAAATTATAAACAAGAAGATTTCCAAGAAAGATTAAAAGTTGAAACGCAAGGCGAAGGGATTGATTTGATCCTTGACCATGTCGGATTTGATACAGTTATGAAAGGCTTGAAATCACTTAAAAAGGGAGGCAAGCTAATCACGCTCGGTGCAACAAGCGGAAGCGAAGTTCCAATTGAATTAAGATTCATCTACGGTAAAAATTTGTCAATAGAGGGGATTTACATGGGAAGTAAAAGCGAACTGATGGAAGTATTAAAATTTTTCACAGATGGAAAATTAAAACCTGTAATTCACGCGGTTTTGCCACTTGAAGAAGCCCAGGAAGCTCACAGGATGCTTGAGGATAGAGAGGTCTTCGGAAAAGTTGTTTTAAAAATTTAA
- a CDS encoding DUF2721 domain-containing protein, translating into MENNFVLTATQAIQTILSPAIMISSSAFFLSGLNARHSTLVNRVRLLNEEKRKLIKELVKHGELEYTENVRFLSIKNQIDILIKRIWYIRNAMLCHIVAAIFFVLTSFAIGLNIFFATPLIREIPLYLFVIGLLLVLCGVCFLGVDVLVSYRVILIEVKGEE; encoded by the coding sequence ATGGAAAATAATTTCGTCTTAACAGCAACGCAGGCAATTCAAACGATCTTGTCACCAGCGATCATGATATCATCAAGCGCTTTCTTTCTATCAGGTTTGAACGCAAGACATTCAACGCTTGTGAATAGAGTAAGATTACTAAACGAGGAAAAACGCAAACTCATAAAAGAGCTTGTAAAACACGGCGAGCTTGAATACACAGAGAATGTTCGCTTTCTAAGCATAAAAAATCAAATTGATATTTTGATCAAAAGGATCTGGTATATAAGAAATGCGATGCTTTGTCATATTGTTGCTGCGATATTTTTCGTCTTGACATCGTTTGCAATAGGGCTGAATATATTTTTTGCAACTCCGCTTATTCGTGAAATTCCGCTTTACTTGTTTGTCATTGGGCTTTTACTCGTTCTCTGCGGCGTTTGTTTCCTTGGTGTAGATGTCCTGGTTTCATATCGCGTTATCCTGATAGAGGTGAAAGGTGAAGAATGA
- the smpB gene encoding SsrA-binding protein SmpB, with amino-acid sequence MEEKIKIITTNRKAYHDYEILETIEAGLVLKGTEVKSLRQGKVSIQDSYAIIKDGEMWLLNMHISPYEYGNIHNHDPLRDKKLLLHKHEIIRLATKVKERGLTLIPLKVYFKKGKAKVELALVRGKRKYEKKEDIAERDLQRELKRKYADKYRE; translated from the coding sequence ATGGAAGAGAAGATCAAAATAATAACAACGAACCGAAAAGCATATCACGACTACGAAATTCTTGAAACAATTGAAGCAGGGCTTGTATTGAAAGGAACAGAGGTCAAATCGCTCCGCCAAGGTAAAGTAAGCATACAAGACAGTTACGCAATTATTAAAGACGGCGAAATGTGGCTCTTAAACATGCACATAAGCCCTTATGAGTATGGAAACATTCATAATCACGATCCACTCCGCGACAAGAAATTACTTCTACATAAACATGAAATCATACGACTTGCAACAAAAGTTAAAGAGCGCGGTTTGACGCTGATACCGTTGAAAGTTTATTTTAAAAAAGGAAAAGCTAAGGTTGAACTTGCACTTGTCCGTGGAAAGAGAAAATACGAAAAGAAAGAAGACATTGCAGAAAGAGATTTACAGCGAGAATTGAAGCGAAAGTATGCGGATAAATATAGAGAATAG
- the apt gene encoding adenine phosphoribosyltransferase produces the protein MNEIQIAEVSKKLKSIIRSVPNFPKDGIVFRDITTLLKDKDAFKLAIDTFYQKYKDIKIDKVVSVESRGFIFGSVLAYLLGAGFVPIRKPGKLPAEKIRQEYQLEYGTDAMEVHVDAIKPGEKVLVHDDLLATGGTVSAACKLIERLGGEVVGICFLIELSFLNGRERLKNYDIFSIIQYDSEQEM, from the coding sequence ATGAACGAAATTCAAATTGCCGAGGTCAGCAAGAAGCTAAAAAGCATAATCCGAAGCGTTCCAAATTTCCCAAAAGATGGAATTGTTTTCAGAGACATCACAACGCTTTTGAAAGACAAGGACGCTTTCAAACTCGCCATTGACACATTCTATCAAAAATACAAAGACATTAAAATTGACAAAGTCGTAAGCGTTGAATCCCGAGGTTTCATATTTGGTTCAGTGCTTGCCTATCTTCTCGGTGCTGGATTTGTGCCCATACGAAAGCCAGGAAAACTTCCAGCTGAAAAAATAAGGCAAGAATATCAACTTGAATACGGCACTGATGCAATGGAAGTCCATGTTGATGCAATTAAGCCAGGCGAAAAAGTCCTGGTCCACGACGATCTGCTTGCAACTGGCGGAACTGTTTCAGCTGCATGCAAATTAATAGAGCGACTCGGTGGCGAAGTCGTTGGCATTTGCTTTTTGATTGAGCTAAGCTTCCTGAATGGAAGAGAACGCTTGAAAAATTACGATATATTTTCAATCATTCAATATGACAGCGAACAAGAAATGTAA
- a CDS encoding VWA domain-containing protein: MGVFSLNANLIIALLAVLVSVGVGLISYYRVSVPGERSKIIFLFILRVIAVFISFLLISEPILTLILRSSQSPSVAILIDNSKSMGIQDRLGDRKKQTKEIVEKLTKIDIKGDKRFFVFSGDVEEKRNFNVDSLSFSGGLTDIARALRKIQSISTQENIKAVILVSDGIYNAGENPVYFAEKVEIPIFTVGVGDSTVQKDLKVIDVLANEVAYAGVETPIVARIGSAELGGSEVIVSLHDEKSEISREKLKLDVGVNEYVVNFKFIPKEEGLKKFVVKVQHLPGEVTYQNNQKSFYVKVLRSKYKILLVSGAPSPDLAFVKRVLVENKNYEVISYTEKRGREFIEGNFDFKNAETADAVVFVGYPVKTSDVEIINRLKNVISAQNKPFFFLISRTVDFDKLRIFSDVLPFRFSRVFGDEEIVNLVITEDGRNHSITDLKDKNNIWNMLPPVFKLRGVFNAVSGTIVLAKAKYQNIETDEPLIVVNRFGDKKSVAVLCYGIWRWKLMTAQNREFDGFFETFVNNLVRWLIAPVEEEFVKFKITKNFYSEDEEIKFSAQVYNEDYSPINDAEVEVKILSHESGEIIREIELENVSPGVYSGGINLLRGDYRYEASILRRGKVLRNFSGRFTVGEAEVEFLNTRMDAKLLREIATRTGGVFISSEKVDTLGGIINSLSDFKPAIVERKMEYILWSRFEPLAIVIILLSIEWFMRKRMGLA, from the coding sequence ATGGGCGTTTTTTCGCTGAATGCAAACCTGATAATAGCTTTGCTTGCGGTTTTGGTTTCAGTTGGAGTTGGGTTGATTTCATATTATCGTGTGTCCGTCCCAGGTGAGCGAAGCAAAATAATTTTTCTTTTCATCTTAAGAGTTATTGCTGTTTTTATATCTTTTCTTCTGATTTCCGAACCGATTTTGACGCTCATATTGCGCTCAAGTCAATCACCTTCGGTTGCTATATTAATTGATAACTCAAAAAGCATGGGAATTCAAGATCGCCTTGGGGATAGGAAAAAGCAAACTAAAGAAATAGTAGAGAAATTAACCAAAATAGATATCAAAGGGGATAAGAGATTTTTTGTTTTTTCTGGGGATGTTGAGGAAAAAAGGAACTTTAATGTGGATTCACTTTCGTTTTCTGGTGGTTTGACCGACATCGCAAGAGCTTTGAGGAAAATTCAATCAATTTCAACGCAGGAAAATATAAAAGCAGTTATCCTTGTTTCGGACGGAATTTACAACGCTGGTGAGAATCCAGTTTATTTCGCTGAAAAGGTTGAAATACCAATTTTCACAGTTGGAGTTGGTGATTCAACCGTTCAAAAAGATTTAAAAGTTATTGATGTTTTGGCAAACGAAGTAGCATATGCAGGTGTAGAAACTCCGATCGTTGCGAGGATAGGAAGCGCTGAGCTTGGTGGAAGCGAGGTGATCGTTTCTCTTCATGATGAAAAGAGTGAAATTAGCAGGGAGAAGCTAAAGTTAGATGTTGGCGTAAATGAGTATGTTGTTAACTTTAAGTTTATCCCCAAAGAGGAAGGATTAAAGAAATTTGTAGTTAAAGTTCAGCACCTTCCGGGCGAGGTAACATATCAAAACAATCAAAAATCTTTTTATGTTAAAGTTTTAAGAAGTAAATATAAAATTTTACTCGTAAGCGGTGCTCCGAGCCCTGATCTTGCTTTCGTGAAAAGGGTTCTTGTTGAGAATAAAAATTATGAGGTTATCTCTTATACGGAGAAACGGGGTAGAGAATTTATAGAAGGAAATTTTGACTTTAAAAACGCTGAAACAGCTGACGCTGTTGTGTTTGTTGGATATCCAGTTAAAACCTCCGATGTTGAGATAATTAACAGATTGAAAAATGTTATCAGTGCGCAAAATAAACCATTTTTCTTTTTAATAAGTCGGACGGTTGATTTTGATAAGTTAAGGATTTTTTCAGATGTCTTGCCTTTTAGATTCTCAAGGGTTTTTGGTGATGAGGAGATTGTGAATTTGGTTATAACCGAAGACGGGCGAAATCACTCAATTACAGATTTGAAGGATAAAAACAATATATGGAACATGCTCCCACCTGTTTTTAAACTGCGTGGTGTTTTCAACGCAGTTTCGGGGACGATTGTTCTTGCGAAAGCAAAATATCAGAACATAGAAACCGATGAACCGTTAATTGTCGTAAATCGTTTTGGAGATAAGAAATCTGTTGCAGTCCTATGTTATGGGATTTGGAGATGGAAGCTTATGACCGCACAGAATAGGGAGTTTGATGGTTTTTTTGAAACATTTGTTAATAATCTCGTTCGTTGGCTTATAGCGCCTGTTGAGGAAGAATTTGTGAAATTTAAAATTACGAAAAATTTTTATAGTGAAGATGAGGAGATAAAATTTTCAGCTCAGGTTTATAATGAAGATTATTCGCCGATAAACGATGCGGAGGTAGAGGTTAAAATTTTATCTCATGAAAGCGGAGAGATAATTCGTGAGATTGAACTTGAGAATGTAAGTCCTGGGGTTTATTCCGGTGGAATTAATCTTTTGAGGGGTGATTACAGGTATGAAGCCAGTATTTTGAGAAGGGGAAAAGTGTTAAGAAATTTCTCGGGGCGTTTTACGGTTGGAGAAGCAGAAGTTGAGTTTTTAAACACACGGATGGATGCAAAGCTACTTCGCGAAATTGCCACAAGAACTGGTGGCGTCTTCATAAGTAGCGAAAAAGTTGATACACTGGGTGGAATAATAAATTCACTTTCTGATTTTAAGCCAGCGATAGTTGAAAGGAAAATGGAATACATTTTATGGTCAAGGTTTGAGCCACTTGCTATAGTTATAATTTTGCTTTCAATAGAGTGGTTTATGCGGAAAAGGATGGGGCTTGCGTAA
- the tyrS gene encoding tyrosine--tRNA ligase: MDLIKHGVVEIIPEDDLVRKIEKSIKTGKPLKVKLGCDPTKPDLHLGHSVVLRKLRHFQELGHIAILIIGDFTAMIGDPSGRSKTRPQLSFEETRINGQTYFEQAKKILLPERVEIRYNSEWLGKMTFEDVIRLASKYTVARMLERDDFNKRYKSGEPISIHELLYPLAQAMDSVAIEADVELGGTDQKFNLLVGRDIQKEFGQEPQVIITMPLLVGTDGVEKMSKSLDNYIALNDPPFEIYGKTMSIPDNLIYDYFLLTTDLPPQEIETIRQQLQDPSVNPRDLKRRLAWELVRMYYGFNEANKAQEEFDKIFVKKEIPDEVEEFEIDVNDGKIRVVELLVQTGLASSKSEAKRLIQLGGVSIDGNKINDIDSVVTLEKSFVIKVGKRKFLRIKPKIKN, translated from the coding sequence ATGGATTTAATTAAGCACGGTGTTGTTGAGATAATCCCAGAAGACGATCTTGTAAGAAAAATTGAAAAATCAATAAAGACAGGAAAACCTCTGAAAGTTAAACTTGGTTGCGATCCAACCAAACCAGACCTTCATCTCGGTCATTCGGTTGTATTGAGAAAATTGAGACACTTTCAAGAGCTTGGGCACATAGCAATTTTAATAATCGGAGACTTTACAGCGATGATTGGTGATCCGTCAGGGCGAAGTAAGACCAGACCGCAATTATCTTTTGAAGAGACAAGGATAAATGGACAAACATACTTTGAGCAAGCAAAGAAAATTCTGCTTCCAGAAAGAGTAGAGATAAGATATAACTCCGAATGGCTTGGGAAGATGACATTTGAAGATGTGATACGACTCGCCAGCAAATATACGGTCGCAAGAATGCTTGAAAGAGATGATTTCAACAAAAGATATAAATCGGGAGAACCAATAAGCATTCATGAACTTCTGTATCCACTTGCGCAAGCGATGGATTCTGTTGCGATTGAAGCTGATGTTGAACTTGGTGGAACTGATCAAAAATTTAATCTTCTTGTTGGCAGAGATATACAAAAGGAATTTGGACAAGAACCACAAGTTATAATAACGATGCCACTTCTTGTTGGAACTGATGGCGTTGAAAAAATGAGCAAATCACTTGATAACTACATCGCTTTAAATGATCCACCTTTTGAAATTTATGGCAAAACCATGTCAATTCCAGATAATTTGATTTACGATTATTTTCTTTTAACGACGGATCTTCCACCGCAAGAAATTGAAACAATTCGTCAGCAACTTCAAGACCCGAGCGTAAATCCAAGGGACTTGAAAAGGCGTTTAGCGTGGGAACTCGTGCGAATGTACTATGGCTTCAACGAAGCAAATAAGGCGCAGGAAGAGTTTGATAAAATTTTTGTTAAGAAAGAAATCCCAGATGAAGTTGAAGAATTTGAAATTGATGTCAACGATGGGAAGATTAGAGTTGTTGAACTACTTGTTCAAACGGGGCTTGCAAGTTCAAAAAGCGAAGCGAAAAGATTGATTCAACTTGGTGGCGTAAGCATTGACGGCAACAAAATCAACGATATTGACAGCGTTGTCACTCTTGAAAAATCATTCGTCATAAAAGTTGGAAAACGGAAATTTTTAAGAATAAAGCCAAAAATTAAAAACTAA
- a CDS encoding enoyl-CoA hydratase/isomerase family protein: protein MFQQIIYEKNDRIATITLNRPDKRNALNSELVDELSKAFDLAMEENIRCVILTGSGNSFCAGADLEYIKKLSTLNSYENYLDAEKLAQLYLKIFSYPKITIAMVNGFALAGGCGLASVCDFIIASKENAKFGYTEPKIGFIPAIVMAFLVRRISGAKARELLLTGNIIDAEEAVRIGFANYSVPDDELKNFTFKLAENLATETSPESIKFIKEMLSNIYFLGLHQAVEYAKAMNSISRLTEDCQKGINAFLKKEKIKW, encoded by the coding sequence ATGTTTCAGCAAATCATTTACGAAAAAAACGACAGAATTGCGACGATAACTCTGAACAGACCCGATAAAAGAAACGCCCTAAATTCAGAGCTTGTTGATGAACTTTCAAAAGCATTTGATCTTGCGATGGAGGAAAACATAAGATGTGTGATTTTAACTGGATCTGGAAATTCTTTTTGTGCAGGTGCAGATCTTGAATATATTAAAAAACTTTCAACCCTAAATTCATATGAGAACTATCTTGACGCTGAAAAGCTCGCACAACTTTATTTGAAAATTTTTTCATATCCGAAAATAACAATTGCGATGGTAAACGGTTTTGCTTTAGCAGGAGGATGTGGGCTTGCAAGCGTGTGCGATTTTATCATCGCATCAAAAGAAAACGCAAAATTTGGATACACCGAACCTAAAATTGGCTTCATCCCAGCAATCGTGATGGCATTTCTCGTAAGGAGAATTTCTGGCGCAAAAGCAAGGGAACTTCTTCTGACTGGAAATATAATTGATGCGGAAGAAGCTGTTAGGATCGGATTTGCTAATTATTCAGTTCCAGATGACGAGTTGAAAAACTTTACTTTTAAGTTAGCTGAAAATTTAGCCACGGAAACAAGCCCAGAATCTATTAAATTTATAAAAGAGATGCTTTCAAACATATATTTTCTGGGGCTACACCAAGCAGTTGAATATGCCAAAGCGATGAATTCAATTTCAAGGTTAACGGAAGATTGTCAAAAGGGTATAAATGCATTTTTAAAAAAAGAAAAAATCAAATGGTGA
- a CDS encoding tyrosine recombinase has product MQNEIRKFLEYLDIEKNYSQRTIQSYHDALYEFYSFIINEAQREANVARIDRSLIRDFLSYLHSRGLKKTSISTKLSALKSFFKFLNKFKFISSNPTIGFSLKTEKTLPVFLEESKIEKLMNLPDLKTDEGIRDKAILETLYSTGIRVSELCGMNIEDVDFASQTIKVLGKGSKVRFVPFGKKAKEALKTYLNIRKNFITPNQTDDDKKALFLSKNGKRITSIEVYHIVSRYISAVADIEKKGPHVLRHSFATHLLNHGADIMAVKELLGHSSLSTTQRYMHVTIEHLKKTYKLAHPRSE; this is encoded by the coding sequence ATGCAAAACGAAATCAGAAAATTTCTTGAGTATCTTGACATAGAAAAAAACTACTCGCAACGAACAATTCAATCCTACCACGACGCACTGTATGAGTTTTATTCCTTCATCATAAACGAAGCCCAAAGGGAAGCAAATGTCGCACGGATTGATAGATCTTTAATTAGGGATTTTCTTTCTTATCTCCACTCGCGAGGGCTCAAAAAAACAAGTATATCAACAAAACTTTCCGCTCTTAAATCTTTCTTCAAATTCCTGAACAAATTCAAGTTCATCTCTTCAAACCCAACAATTGGTTTCTCACTAAAAACAGAAAAAACACTGCCTGTTTTCCTTGAAGAAAGCAAAATTGAAAAACTGATGAATTTACCTGATTTAAAAACCGATGAAGGCATAAGGGATAAAGCAATACTTGAAACACTTTACAGCACAGGAATAAGAGTAAGCGAGCTTTGTGGGATGAACATTGAAGATGTTGACTTCGCAAGCCAAACAATTAAAGTTCTTGGAAAAGGTAGCAAAGTTAGATTTGTCCCCTTCGGCAAAAAAGCGAAGGAAGCATTGAAAACTTACCTTAACATAAGAAAAAACTTTATAACACCAAATCAAACAGATGATGACAAGAAAGCTTTGTTCTTATCAAAAAACGGGAAAAGGATAACAAGTATTGAGGTTTACCACATAGTAAGTAGATATATATCCGCAGTTGCGGATATTGAAAAGAAAGGACCGCATGTCTTGAGACATTCATTCGCAACTCACCTTTTAAATCACGGCGCCGACATAATGGCTGTTAAAGAACTTCTCGGTCATTCAAGCTTATCAACGACGCAAAGATACATGCATGTCACAATTGAGCATCTGAAAAAAACCTACAAACTTGCCCATCCTCGCTCTGAATAA